cattatttttttagaatttcatcTCTCACATCCGTTATGTGTTTTGTGCCGAGGAATATACCCTATGACACTACGAAGAAAACAACGACTAGAATGACAACACACTTGTAAAAATCGGCTAATTCGTTACGACTCTAGGCCATCAAAAtggaatttacatatatacaaacctacatacataaaaactcaCTTACATACATACTCGCGAAAACCATTACACTCTttgtcagtcgggtaaaaagTCGTAGGGCACACTAAGACTgattacaacaatttttatgTTGCAAAACTAGCATTATTACTAGTAGCGAAGATATATACCTACGCTAACCCGTGCCCACTGTTTTGGCAACAcggtaaaaaaaacactaacgCTCTTTTTAACAGTATACATATCCGACAAGCTTGCATGCGTATTACGTACACATGTACGGATGAAGCGATAATTCCTagagttatttatttctgtgtaagaaaataaatcaatctATGTATGTAGTTTAATTAGTTTTCGATAGCAAAGAACGACAGCTGCCAGGCGactaaaaaatgtttgtgaagACAGATGATTGATCTATTTTGCCAAGCACGCGATCAAACGGTTTACCTATTTTATTTGccattaaataactatttttttgttactagcttttgcccgcgacttcatcggtgcgaaattaaaaaaataattctagtaATGAATATAGTTACTTAGTGATAATGTAACATTCTAATGgcaaaaaaatttatgaaatcggtccagtactttttgagtttttaagttaaatacaaaaatacaaatcattcccctttataatattagtatagatatcGACTTCATTGTAATTCTTTTTTGGAAcacaaaaaatagattttttaaataaacacggcattgaaataaaaaaaaaatcaaaagacaaaaattaacaacagTACATGAAAAGCAATTTTACGAATCACTTATTTCCGCACTGAAATTTTAAGTGATCTCTCATTGACGACTCTGAGTACGGCAGTTAGCGCCATTTTAGGATTTACAAAAGTTGATTACATCTATAACTTATgtatataaagttaacatacCTTCGAGCAGTTCAAGGGAAGCGCCGCCGCCGGTGGAGACGTGGGAGACCTTGTCCTCGGTGCCCCACTTCGCGCAACACGTGGCCGTGTCACCGCCACCTGGTTAAAAAACGGAAAAGGTTTCAGTGTATGGTGTTAGGaactaattttacaatttatttctataaggTATTTAAATAGGAAGTaatcaaattacaatcaacaaatctgaaaaaaaaaaaattgttgaagaGTAGAACCTTGAAgtcaattttaacaaatttacatctgcattgtataaaaaatcaaatatttgagataattaaatttatcttaccGATAATAGTAACAGCACCATTGTTAGTTGCCTTCACAACACAATCCATGAGAGCTCGAGTGCCGCCTGCAAACTTCTCGAATTCAAACACACCAGCTGGCCTAAAAAATGTCACAGAAATATTCAAGGGTATTCAAATTAACCAAGGTTTTTCtgcaaacttaaaaaaaaattaacaacaattaaattattctgaaCTATTTTTTAGAGAAATCTTCATATAGTATGCTATGGAAAGCCAGAAGATTACTTACCCATTCCAAACAATAACTTTAGCCCTTGCGATGGGATCTGCAAATAGCTCCCTAGTCTTTGGTCCAACATCAAGTCCCATCCAGCCATCAGGGATGCCAGAATCAACATCAGCAGTACCaacctaaaaaataagatttacaaTAGCTATCTTACTGCAACACTCAGTTGTTTAATTAAGGAAGATGTTTAGCATAGATAATTTTACCTGAGCATTTTCATCAAACTTGTCAGCAGTGATAAAGTCTACTGGTAGATGTACTTTAACATTGTTCTTGGCAGCTTTCTCCAACAACTTGCCTACTATCTTTGCTCCTTCTCCATCATACAAAGAATTGCCGAtctaaaaatagttaaaagttGTTAATCAACTTCTTTCGGTGAACATTTATagtgacataaataaaataaaaaataatacttacagACATGCCCTTGGTTTCCTTAAGGAATGTATAAGCCATACCTCCACCAATAATCATTTCATTAACTTTATCAAGCAAGTTTTCTATGAGTAAGATTTTGTCTGCAACTTTAGCTCCACCAAGAATGGCCAAAAATGGCCTGTAACAAAAATTTCcacaaaaaattaagcaagtatttttttatactttcacCTGAGAAGtaaagtaaacattataaagTGATATAAGATTTTCACCTTTCAGGTTCATGAAGTGCCTTTGCAAAGTATTGAAGTTCCTTTTTCAATAAGAAGCCACTGGCTCTCTGTTCAAAACCTTCACCCATCATAGAGCTATGAGCTCTGTGGGCTGTGCctatagtaaaatgtaaaagaaaatcagtaccatacaatctatatatataaaagaaagtcgtgttagttacactatttataactcaagaatggctgaattgatttgactgaaaattggtgggcaggtagcttagaaccaggaaacgggcataggataatttttaccccgttttctattcttttattccgcgcggacggagtcgcgggtaaaagctagtattagatAAATAGCAaagatttaaagataaaattttcttaccAAAAGCGTCATTAATGTAAACATCTCCCAATTTACGGAGGCTGGCTCTAAAAGCTTTGACTTTTTCAGCATCAGCTTTTACCTTGGCTCCACTAGTGTCAACACCTTTGCCTTCCTCTTCAATATGGAATCTGaggttttctaataaaataatggatCCTGTCGGAGGATCAGCACAGGCTGCTTCAACTTCGGAACCAACACAGTCTTTTAAGAAGGTGACATCccttaaaaaattgaaatatttgagaaataacattttgatcTTGATGTCTTTGACTAATCAGTACAGTTAATCTACTCACTTACttgtttaatagttttttcaaTTCGTCTGCGACGGGTTTTAATGTGTATTTCAAATTGGCTTGTCCATCGGGGCGACCCAAATGTGACATAAGAACCACCGATTTTG
This sequence is a window from Papilio machaon chromosome 3, ilPapMach1.1, whole genome shotgun sequence. Protein-coding genes within it:
- the LOC106719632 gene encoding phosphoglycerate kinase, coding for MALNKLSIDALNLAGKRVLMRVDFNVPLKDGVITNNQRIVAALDSVKFALDKGAKSVVLMSHLGRPDGQANLKYTLKPVADELKKLLNKDVTFLKDCVGSEVEAACADPPTGSIILLENLRFHIEEEGKGVDTSGAKVKADAEKVKAFRASLRKLGDVYINDAFGTAHRAHSSMMGEGFEQRASGFLLKKELQYFAKALHEPERPFLAILGGAKVADKILLIENLLDKVNEMIIGGGMAYTFLKETKGMSIGNSLYDGEGAKIVGKLLEKAAKNNVKVHLPVDFITADKFDENAQVGTADVDSGIPDGWMGLDVGPKTRELFADPIARAKVIVWNGPAGVFEFEKFAGGTRALMDCVVKATNNGAVTIIGGGDTATCCAKWGTEDKVSHVSTGGGASLELLEGKVLPGVAALSDA